A region of Vitis riparia cultivar Riparia Gloire de Montpellier isolate 1030 chromosome 12, EGFV_Vit.rip_1.0, whole genome shotgun sequence DNA encodes the following proteins:
- the LOC117925936 gene encoding anthocyanidin 3-O-glucosyltransferase 2-like, translated as MELESRAVNSFCSVAVPPVYAVGPILNAQFESVREALVFALGVKESFGLDQTLYFSAAERDRTPHQKGAYASETPPKGKMDFPSDYVNFDEVILEGFLDRMARIGKVIGWAPQMAILAHPAIGGFVSHCGWNSILESLWYGVPTAARSMYADQQLNAFQIV; from the exons ATGGAGCTCGAATCTCGAGCAGTCAACTCATTTTGTAGTGTTGCAGTCCCTCCGGTATACGCGGTGGGGCCTATTCTTAATGCTCAATTCGAGTCGG TCAGGGAAGCTTTGGTCTTTGCTTTGGGAGTGAAGGAAAGCTTTGGTCTTGACCAAACGCTGTATTTCTCTGCTGCTGAAAGGGATCGAACCCCTCATCAAAAAGGTGCATATGCGTCCG AAACTCCACCAAAAGGTAAGATGGATTTTCCTAGTGATTATGTAAATTTTGATGAAGTTATATTGGAAGGGTTCTTGGATCGGATGGCTAGGATCGGAAAGGTGATTGGATGGGCTCCACAAATGGCCATCCTAGCCCATCCTGCAATTGGAGGATTTGTATCTCATTGTGGGTGGAATTCCATCTTAGAGAGCCTATGGTATGGAGTTCCAACAGCTGCACGGTCAATGTATGCAGACCAACAACTTAATGCTTTCCAAATTGTGTGA